In Rana temporaria chromosome 3, aRanTem1.1, whole genome shotgun sequence, a single window of DNA contains:
- the RAMAC gene encoding RNA guanine-N7 methyltransferase activating subunit yields MSSGDDIAASPIKGLEPANPEAIAGEDGSPVSGDSVPVEGFILGMSDTVDIKKMFEDMFADRFTERDEDYQEHLKKSESEPPIVEEWWGGNQRNHDRYRDNRRDRSWDNRRDSDNRRDSGNRRDSYSSYNQHHGGRGWGNSSHQYRQDRSHYHQERHQGYNSGSQRYQPYR; encoded by the exons ATGAGCAGCGGTGACGACATCGCGGCTTCTCCAATCAAAGGACTGGAGCCCGCCAACCCGGAAGCAATAGCgggagaagatggaagccctgtcagcggtgacagcgtgCCGGTGGAGGGCTTCATTTTAGG GATGTCGGACACAGTTGATATAAAAAAGATGTTTGAAGATATGTTTGCTGATCGCTTCACAGAACGTGACGAGGACTATCAGGAACATCTGAAAAAGTCAGAGAGCGAGCCTCCTATTGTTGAAGAATGGTGGGGAGGGAACCAAAGAAACCACGATAG GTATCGGGATAACAGGCGTGACCGAAGCTGGGATAACAGGCGGGATTCAGATAACAGACGGGATTCGGGTAACAGGCGGGATTCGTACAGCAGCTATAACCAGCACCATGGAGGAAGAGGCTGGGGTAACAGCTCTCACCAGTACCGCCAGGATCGTTCCCACTATCACCAGGAGAGACACCAAGGCTACAATTCCGGCAGTCAAAGATATCAGCCTTATCGTTAA